A stretch of the Macaca thibetana thibetana isolate TM-01 chromosome X, ASM2454274v1, whole genome shotgun sequence genome encodes the following:
- the C1GALT1C1 gene encoding C1GALT1-specific chaperone 1: MLSESSSFLKGVMLGSIFCALITMLGHIRIGHGNRMHHHEHHHLQAPNKEDILKISEDERMELSKSFRVYCIILVKPKDVSLWAAVKETWTKHCDKAEFFSSENVKVFESVNMDTNDMWLMMRKAYKYAFDKYRDQYNWFFLARPTTFAIIENLKYFLLKKDPSQPFYLGHTIKSGDLEYVGMEGGIVLSIESMKRLNSLLNIPEKCPEQGGMIWKISEDKQLAVCLKYAGVFAENAEDADGKDVFNTKSVGLSIKEAMTYHPNQVVEGCCSDMAVTFNGLTPNQMHVMMYGVYRLRAFGHIFNDALVFLPPNGSDND; the protein is encoded by the coding sequence ATGCTTTCTGAAAGCAGCTCCTTTTTGAAGGGTGTGATGCTTGGAAGCATTTTCTGTGCTTTGATCACTATGCTAGGACATATTAGGATTGGTCATGGAAATAGAATGCACCACCATGAGCATCATCACCTACAAGCTCCTAACAAAGAAGATATCTTGAAAATTTCAGAGGATGAGCGCATGGAGCTCAGTAAGAGCTTTCGAGTATACTGTATTATCCTTGTAAAACCCAAAGATGTGAGTCTTTGGGCTGCAGTAAAGGAGACTTGGACCAAACACTGTGACAAAGCAGAGTTCTTCAGTTCTGAAAATGTTAAAGTGTTTGAGTCAGTTAATATGGACACAAATGACATGTGGTTAATGATGAGAAAAGCTTACAAATATGCCTTTGATAAGTATAGAGACCAATACAACTGGTTCTTCCTTGCACGCCCCACTACGTTTGCTATCATTGAAAACCTAaagtattttttgttaaaaaaggaTCCATCACAGCCTTTCTATCTGGGCCACACTATAAAATCTGGAGACCTTGAATATGTGGGTATGGAAGGAGGAATTGTCTTAAGTATAGAATCAATGAAAAGACTTAACAGCCTTCTCAATATCCCTGAAAAGTGTCCTGAACAGGGGGGGATGATTTGGAAGATATCTGAAGATAAACAGCTAGCAGTTTGCCTGAAATATGCTGGAGTGTTTGCAGAAAATGCAGAAGATGCTGATGGAAAAGATGTATTTAATACCAAATCTGTTGGGCTTTCTATTAAAGAGGCAATGACTTACCACCCCAACCAGGTAGtagaaggctgttgttcagatatGGCTGTTACTTTTAATGGACTGACTCCAAATCAGATGCATGTGATGATGTATGGGGTATACCGTCTTAGGGCATTTGGGCATATTTTCAATGATGCATTGGTTTTCTTACCTCCAAATGGTTCTGATAATGACTGA